In Pseudomonas sp. R76, one genomic interval encodes:
- the gcvH gene encoding glycine cleavage system protein GcvH, with protein sequence MSELRFTEDHEWLRAEADGSVTVGITAFAQNALGDVVFVQLPELQSYAKGAEASTVESVKAASGVYMPLDGDVLEVNDKLSDSPELVNEDPMGEGWFFRFKPADASAVAKLLDQDAYDRLIKANAEA encoded by the coding sequence ATGAGCGAGTTGCGTTTCACTGAAGATCACGAGTGGCTGCGCGCCGAAGCCGATGGCAGCGTCACCGTGGGTATCACCGCTTTCGCGCAGAACGCGCTGGGTGATGTGGTTTTCGTGCAACTGCCTGAGTTGCAGTCCTACGCCAAGGGCGCAGAAGCCTCCACCGTTGAGTCGGTCAAGGCCGCGAGTGGCGTGTACATGCCGCTGGACGGCGACGTTCTCGAAGTTAACGACAAGCTCAGCGACAGCCCGGAACTGGTCAACGAAGACCCGATGGGCGAAGGTTGGTTCTTCCGCTTTAAACCCGCCGATGCCAGCGCAGTGGCTAAGCTGTTGGATCAGGATGCGTACGACCGCCTGATCAAAGCCAACGCTGAAGCCTGA
- a CDS encoding sigma-54-dependent transcriptional regulator produces the protein MRIHVSFIDRVGITQEVLALLGGRNLNLDAVEMVPPNVYIDAPTLSAEVLEELRDALFSVHGVQAVTVVDILPGQRRHLQLDALLAAMTDPVLALDSAGKILLANPALIALYGREPAGESISELFNDPALLETLLEHGFRLPLREISVNGQTFLLDATPITDAGALLTLYQPNRIGEQLSALHHDHAEGFDALLGESPVIRTLKARAQRVAALDAPLLIQGETGTGKELVARACHAISARHSAPFLALNCAALPENLAESELFGYAPGAFTGAQRGGKPGLMELANQGTVFLDEIGEMSPYLQAKLLRFLNDGSFRRVGGDREVKVNVRILSATHRDLEKMVSEGTFREDLFYRLNVLNVEVPPLRERGQDILLLARYFMQQACAQIQRPVCRLAPGTYPALLGNRWPGNVRQLQNVIFRAAAICESSLVDIGDLDIAGTSVARQSDGEVDSLEQAVEDFERSLLEKLYASYPSTRQLASRLQTSHTAIAHRLRKYGIPNKL, from the coding sequence ATGCGTATCCACGTCAGCTTCATCGACCGCGTCGGCATTACCCAGGAAGTCCTGGCCTTGCTCGGTGGGCGCAATCTCAACCTGGATGCGGTGGAGATGGTGCCGCCCAACGTCTACATCGACGCGCCGACTCTCAGCGCCGAGGTCCTCGAAGAACTGCGTGATGCGCTGTTCAGCGTGCACGGCGTGCAAGCAGTCACCGTGGTCGACATCCTTCCCGGCCAGCGCCGCCACTTGCAACTCGACGCCCTGCTGGCCGCGATGACCGACCCGGTATTGGCCCTGGACAGCGCCGGCAAGATCCTGCTGGCCAACCCGGCGTTGATCGCGCTGTACGGCCGCGAACCGGCTGGGGAAAGCATCAGCGAACTGTTCAATGACCCGGCGCTGCTGGAGACCTTGCTGGAGCATGGCTTTCGCCTGCCTTTGCGCGAAATCAGCGTCAACGGCCAGACCTTTTTGCTCGACGCCACGCCCATCACCGACGCCGGCGCCTTGCTGACGCTGTACCAGCCCAACCGCATCGGCGAGCAATTGTCGGCGCTGCACCATGACCATGCCGAAGGCTTTGATGCGCTGTTGGGCGAGTCCCCGGTGATCCGCACCCTCAAGGCGCGTGCGCAACGAGTGGCGGCACTGGACGCACCGTTGTTGATCCAGGGCGAAACCGGCACCGGCAAAGAGCTGGTGGCGCGGGCCTGCCATGCGATCAGCGCGCGCCACAGTGCGCCGTTTCTGGCGCTGAACTGCGCGGCGTTGCCGGAGAACCTCGCCGAGAGTGAACTGTTTGGTTATGCCCCCGGCGCCTTTACCGGTGCCCAGCGCGGCGGCAAGCCGGGGCTGATGGAACTGGCCAACCAGGGCACGGTATTTCTTGATGAGATCGGCGAAATGTCGCCGTACTTGCAGGCCAAGCTGCTGCGCTTTCTGAATGACGGCAGCTTCCGGCGCGTGGGCGGCGACCGCGAAGTGAAGGTCAATGTGCGCATTCTCAGCGCCACCCACCGCGACCTGGAAAAAATGGTCAGCGAGGGTACTTTCCGCGAAGACCTGTTCTACCGCCTCAACGTGCTCAACGTTGAAGTGCCGCCGCTGCGTGAACGCGGCCAGGACATCCTGCTGCTGGCCCGCTACTTCATGCAGCAGGCCTGCGCGCAGATCCAGCGCCCGGTGTGCCGCCTGGCGCCCGGCACTTACCCGGCGCTGCTGGGCAACCGCTGGCCGGGCAATGTGCGCCAGCTGCAAAACGTGATCTTCCGCGCCGCCGCCATTTGCGAAAGCAGCTTGGTGGACATCGGCGACCTGGACATCGCCGGCACCTCGGTAGCGCGCCAGAGCGACGGCGAAGTCGACAGCCTGGAACAGGCGGTGGAAGACTTCGAACGCAGCCTGCTGGAAAAGCTCTACGCCAGCTACCCCTCGACCCGCCAACTGGCGAGCCGCCTGCAGACTTCGCACACGGCAATTGCGCATCGGCTGCGCAAGTACGGCATTCCCAACAAGCTCTGA